The following proteins come from a genomic window of Ovis canadensis isolate MfBH-ARS-UI-01 breed Bighorn chromosome 22, ARS-UI_OviCan_v2, whole genome shotgun sequence:
- the ATP5MK gene encoding ATP synthase membrane subunit K, mitochondrial gives MAGPEADAQFHFTGIKKYFNSYTLTGRMNCVLATYGSIALIVLYFKLRSKKTPAVKAT, from the exons atGGCAGGTCCAGAAGCTGATGCCCAGTTCCATTTCACTGGtatcaaaaaatatttcaactCTTACACTCTCACAGGGAGAATGAAT tgtGTGCTGGCCACATATGGAAGTATTGCTTTGATAGTCTTATACTTCAAGTTAAGGTCTAAAAAAACTCCAGCTGTGAAAGCAACATAA